One window of Magallana gigas chromosome 2, xbMagGiga1.1, whole genome shotgun sequence genomic DNA carries:
- the LOC105329980 gene encoding cephalotocin receptor 1 gives MDSFHQNSTNFTSANNETYHSIYSEELAKIEIIVQAVILYLAIFGNVAVLVVFRWKLKRLSRMQWFIVHLCIADLFVAFFNILPQLVWDITRSFEGNNFLCKIMKYFQIVAMYASTYVLVVTALDRYISICHPLTSHTWTKRRANVMVLVAWVLSLLFSIPQLILFSYMERNGEYNCLESMNDVELKTYITWIFLSVYFIPFLVLTFAYSRICYVVFISVSSKEQVRVSFNTKSTVCHKKGDLLTNPRAHTRCASKSKKKTIYLTLTVVLCFLVCWGPFFVAQMWSAYDYTAPFTSASFTIILLLASLNSCTNPWIYLAFSGTMCCNKRRPKSPYPQYSLAGTNQTFVESDSCSTRGSKNFETKQMVTMPVADKAS, from the exons ATGGATTCGTTCCATCAAAATTCAACAAATTTTACGAGTGCCAATAATGAAACATATCATTCAATATACTCCGAGGAACTGGCAAAAATCGAAATCATAGTGCAGGCCGTCATACTCTACCTGGCCATTTTTGGAAATGTGGCCGTTCTTGTTGTGTTCCGTTGGAAATTAAAACGACTGAGTCGAATGCAATGGTTCATTGTTCATCTCTGCATAGCTGACCTTTTTGTTGCATTCTTCAACATACTCCCTCAGCTGGTATGGGATATCACACGTAGTTTTGAGGgaaataattttctttgtaaaataatgaaatattttcaaattgtgGCCATGTATGCCTCAACCTATGTATTGGTGGTGACAGCGCTGGACAGGTATATCAGCATATGTCACCCACTGACCAGCCACACCTGGACGAAGCGCCGGGCCAACGTCATGGTCCTCGTGGCCTGGGTCTTGTCCCTATTGTTCTCCATCCCCCAGTTGATATTGTTTTCTTATATGGAGAGAAATGGAGAATATAACTGCTTGGAAAGCATGAATGATGTAGAACTGAAGACCTACATCACGTGGATCTTTTTGTCGGTTTACTTCATACCTTTCCTGGTCCTCACATTTGCTTATTCGAGAATCTGCTATGTGGTTTTTATTAGTGTCTCATCAAAGGAACAGGTGCGAGTCTCTTTTAACACAAAGTCCACCGTCTGTCATAAAAAGGGGGATTTGTTGACAAACCCCCGCGCTCATACCCGCTGTGCTtcaaaatccaagaaaaagACCATCTACTTGACTTTGACTGTGGTGCTCTGCTTTTTAGTTTGCTGGGGACCTTTCTTTGTCGCTCAAATGTGGTCAGCCTATGACTACACAGCACCATTTACCA GTGCATCATTTACCATCATCTTGCTTCTGGCCAGTCTGAACAGCTGTACCAACCCCTGGATCTACCTGGCTTTCAGTGGCACTATGTGCTGCAACAAGAGGCGCCCTAAGTCACCCTACCCCCAGTACTCATTGGCGGGGACCAACCAGACCTTTGTCGAGTCCGATTCATGCAGCACCAGGGGCTCCAAGAACTTCGAGACCAAACAAATGGTCACCATGCCAGTGGCAGACAAAGCTTCATAA